A DNA window from Candidatus Sulfotelmatobacter sp. contains the following coding sequences:
- a CDS encoding DUF2723 domain-containing protein, whose product MPRPSIRAIAAGGVLLAFLILYSYTAAPGILYGDSGELQAAALTAGIPHATGYPTFVLLGGLFGRLGFASPAYCVNWMSAFFGAATGALLVVLMGELGIGVAASVAAACMFGLAFSPWRTSLRAEVYTLANAFAVLAGWRTWAAHRSGRPVDALLAGVLLGLTLTGHMIFAPLVAVLGVSLVMLVWRRDPHPIPSLLLLLGSFLLGVSPYLFLVIADVRHPAINYYDMVRIVQNPFGRPMPDFDTPWKRLGWMIAGRNSYPPAPMAIQWRAMLIRPLEAGFDVFVFELGPIALLLAWLGWRRHVRLDPGSARVLALGLIASSAFAILLAGNPMLELFLLPVLLIVTFWVGSGLQVVQPMAAGRGRGVLIGAAVAAVAVVAITANALREYAEVHPFTRWKFRVVEEDPSLRAGWLPSMRSFDEPERYGRSAIERIPRGALVIAGWSELNVLRYLQAVEGRRTDLALEQTSAFSLPDRMRLWQRAHDVSRQPFVFTEWVPEMAKYYAIAETLDVIPGHRLYVQRTPIADPGR is encoded by the coding sequence ATGCCACGGCCGTCGATTCGAGCGATCGCCGCTGGCGGCGTGCTCCTCGCCTTTCTCATCCTCTACTCCTATACCGCTGCACCGGGAATCCTGTACGGCGACAGCGGGGAGCTCCAGGCCGCAGCGTTGACGGCCGGCATCCCGCACGCCACCGGCTACCCCACCTTCGTGCTGCTGGGCGGGCTGTTTGGCCGCCTCGGGTTCGCGAGCCCTGCCTATTGCGTCAACTGGATGAGCGCCTTCTTCGGAGCCGCGACGGGGGCGCTGCTGGTCGTGCTGATGGGCGAGCTGGGCATCGGCGTCGCGGCCTCGGTCGCGGCAGCCTGCATGTTCGGCCTCGCGTTCAGTCCATGGCGCACTTCACTTCGCGCCGAGGTGTACACGCTCGCCAACGCGTTCGCGGTGCTGGCGGGGTGGAGGACCTGGGCCGCCCACCGCAGCGGGCGCCCCGTCGATGCCCTGCTCGCCGGCGTCCTTCTCGGTCTCACGCTCACCGGGCACATGATTTTCGCTCCGCTGGTCGCGGTGCTCGGCGTGTCGCTGGTCATGCTCGTCTGGCGTCGCGATCCGCATCCGATTCCGAGTCTGCTCCTGCTGCTCGGCTCATTCCTGCTCGGTGTCTCGCCCTACCTGTTCCTCGTCATCGCCGACGTTCGCCATCCGGCGATCAACTACTACGACATGGTGCGCATCGTTCAGAACCCGTTCGGGCGCCCGATGCCCGATTTCGACACGCCCTGGAAACGCCTGGGGTGGATGATCGCCGGCCGCAACAGCTATCCGCCGGCGCCGATGGCGATCCAGTGGCGGGCCATGCTGATTCGACCTCTGGAGGCCGGGTTCGACGTCTTCGTGTTCGAGTTGGGCCCCATCGCCTTGCTCCTGGCCTGGCTCGGCTGGCGCCGCCACGTGCGGCTCGACCCGGGAAGCGCGCGAGTGCTGGCGCTGGGGCTCATCGCCTCGAGCGCGTTCGCGATTCTGCTGGCCGGAAATCCCATGCTCGAGCTCTTCCTCCTGCCCGTTCTGCTGATCGTCACCTTCTGGGTCGGTTCCGGGCTTCAGGTGGTTCAGCCGATGGCGGCGGGTCGGGGGCGCGGAGTGCTGATCGGCGCCGCGGTCGCGGCGGTGGCGGTGGTGGCGATCACGGCCAACGCGCTCCGCGAATACGCGGAGGTGCACCCGTTCACGCGCTGGAAGTTCCGGGTCGTGGAAGAGGATCCGAGCCTGCGCGCCGGCTGGCTTCCCAGCATGCGAAGCTTCGACGAGCCCGAGCGCTATGGCCGGAGCGCGATCGAGCGGATCCCCCGAGGCGCGCTGGTGATCGCGGGCTGGAGCGAGCTGAATGTGCTGCGTTATCTGCAGGCGGTGGAAGGGCGTCGAACGGACCTTGCACTCGAGCAGACTTCGGCGTTCAGCCTGCCGGATCGCATGCGGCTCTGGCAGCGGGCGCACGACGTCTCGCGGCAGCCTTTCGTGTTCACCGAATGGGTTCCCGAGATGGCGAAGTACTACGCGATCGCCGAAACGCTGGACGTCATCCCCGGCCATCGCCTGTACGTGCAGCGCACGCCGATCGCCGACCCCGGGCGCTGA
- a CDS encoding pyridoxal phosphate-dependent aminotransferase has translation MTFAKRMTRLGTETAFEVLARARALEATGKKVVHLEIGEPDFDTPAFIRKAAAQALEEGWTHYGPSAGLPEFRQTIADVFGAERAIPCDADNVVVTPGAKPIMFFAMLALLEEGDEVIYPNPGFPIYESVANFLNARPVALQLKEEDEFDVDLKDLEKKITSRTRLLVINSPHNPTGAVMKPETVHALAALARKHDFWILSDEIYARIQYQGKHLSIASLPGMAERTIVLDGFSKTFSMTGWRLGFGIMPKPLAVHVTRLMTNSNSCTASFIQKAGQAALTGPQGEMHAMVAEFKVRRDEIVEGLNKIPGVKCFMPRGAFYAFPNIRGTGLTSKELSTALLEEAGVACLAGTSFGVHGEGYLRFSYANSMENIRFALGAINEFLSVRARG, from the coding sequence ATGACGTTCGCGAAGCGCATGACCCGGCTGGGCACGGAGACCGCTTTCGAGGTGCTGGCGCGCGCCCGTGCGCTGGAGGCGACGGGCAAGAAGGTCGTTCATCTCGAGATCGGCGAGCCCGACTTCGATACGCCCGCCTTCATTCGCAAGGCCGCGGCACAGGCGCTGGAGGAAGGCTGGACCCACTACGGGCCGTCGGCGGGACTCCCGGAGTTCCGCCAGACCATCGCCGACGTGTTCGGCGCCGAGCGCGCGATTCCGTGCGATGCCGACAACGTGGTGGTGACGCCGGGGGCCAAGCCGATCATGTTCTTCGCCATGCTCGCGCTGCTCGAAGAGGGCGACGAGGTCATCTATCCGAATCCCGGCTTCCCGATCTACGAATCGGTGGCCAACTTCCTGAACGCGCGCCCGGTGGCGCTCCAGCTCAAGGAAGAGGACGAGTTCGACGTCGATCTCAAGGACCTCGAGAAGAAGATCACCTCGCGCACCCGGCTGCTGGTGATCAATTCCCCGCACAATCCGACCGGCGCGGTGATGAAGCCCGAGACCGTGCATGCCCTCGCGGCGCTGGCGCGCAAGCATGATTTCTGGATCCTGTCGGACGAGATCTACGCGCGCATCCAGTATCAGGGGAAGCACCTCTCGATCGCTTCCCTGCCCGGCATGGCGGAGCGCACCATCGTGCTCGACGGATTCTCCAAGACCTTCTCGATGACCGGCTGGCGTCTGGGCTTCGGCATCATGCCGAAGCCGCTCGCCGTGCACGTCACGCGGCTGATGACCAATTCCAACTCGTGCACGGCCAGCTTCATTCAGAAGGCCGGCCAGGCGGCGCTTACCGGTCCGCAGGGCGAGATGCACGCGATGGTCGCCGAATTCAAGGTGCGGCGCGACGAGATCGTCGAGGGCCTGAACAAGATCCCGGGCGTCAAGTGCTTCATGCCGCGCGGAGCGTTCTACGCCTTCCCCAACATTCGCGGTACCGGCTTGACCAGCAAGGAGCTGTCGACCGCACTGCTCGAGGAGGCCGGGGTCGCGTGCCTCGCCGGCACCTCGTTCGGCGTGCATGGCGAGGGCTACCTGCGGTTCTCCTACGCGAATTCGATGGAGAACATTCGCTTCGCGCTCGGCGCCATCAACGAGTTTCTGTCGGTTCGCGCGCGCGGCTGA
- a CDS encoding lamin tail domain-containing protein produces MLKQFCYIVMVAIMIAEGAVIAAEARADSPLVINEILAGPARDWDGSGAFSSRDDEWVEMFNAGGATLDLNGYFLTDGDSIPRYAFTGDLAPGGHLVVYGKTSFDWEHANGFPAFGLSLGNSGDAVLLWHVSGSDTTLVDSHVFGSHEAAADRAVGRSPDGGPDWALFDGLDPYTGSTAPTGTGCMPTPGEANLCNSTPTAPVTWGRIKAIYH; encoded by the coding sequence ATGCTCAAACAGTTCTGCTACATCGTGATGGTTGCGATCATGATCGCCGAGGGAGCGGTCATCGCTGCAGAAGCCCGCGCCGACTCCCCGCTCGTCATCAACGAAATCCTGGCCGGCCCGGCGCGCGACTGGGATGGAAGCGGCGCGTTTTCCTCGCGCGACGACGAGTGGGTCGAGATGTTCAATGCCGGCGGCGCGACCCTCGACCTCAACGGGTACTTTCTCACCGACGGCGATTCCATTCCGCGCTACGCATTCACCGGTGACCTCGCGCCCGGCGGGCACCTGGTGGTCTACGGCAAGACGTCGTTCGACTGGGAGCATGCCAACGGCTTCCCGGCCTTCGGACTCTCGCTCGGCAACTCCGGCGACGCCGTGCTGCTCTGGCACGTGAGCGGCTCAGACACGACGCTGGTGGACTCGCATGTCTTCGGCAGTCACGAAGCGGCTGCGGATCGCGCGGTGGGCCGCTCGCCCGATGGCGGCCCGGACTGGGCCCTGTTCGACGGACTCGATCCCTACACCGGCTCGACCGCGCCGACCGGGACCGGATGCATGCCGACGCCCGGAGAGGCGAATCTCTGCAACTCGACTCCGACCGCGCCGGTCACGTGGGGGAGGATCAAGGCGATCTATCACTGA
- a CDS encoding DUF2723 domain-containing protein, whose protein sequence is MKRPLPREHAAASLGVGAAFLLLYGFTAAPGLRWADSAEFQTVALLGGIPHSSGYPLWLIAARAFAWLPAFAPEFRVTLLSATAGAAALALMVRRLGELRVSLAGSVIAAGLLGLSFSFWRVALRAEVYSLSILMAFLALGALLRARATGARREVLGAGFLLGLVMTVHLFFAPAVAIAGLALAWREGRRGLSGGAGTPAGSPTRAAVGLALLLGAFLLGLTPYLLLVWMDAHGVPANFLDLVRHAASIMGVDHPPLDTPWQRVWWLVTGRNVYPPLPVEHHPRSIFYGLVDGSALLCLFELGPVAAALAALGFARRWRRDRSLAALLAAAIVATLAFAALITRGAMLDLFLLPATALGTLLAADGVDGLLERFARSRPAEPPTARAWAGIAIWALLVFPPHLLRASAAAHPIGPRGWQVIEEDRTLHAGLFPGMRHAAEAAPWGRSVLESAPRNALLLASWPDFTPLRHLRLVEGLRPDLTLDQIAPETIDRRVRGWLAARDGLPAPIVFTERGERERPYLGAADSVKVAAGRWIYIVRAVDSRVP, encoded by the coding sequence ATGAAGAGGCCGCTCCCGCGCGAGCACGCGGCCGCGTCGCTCGGGGTGGGGGCGGCCTTCCTGCTGCTCTACGGCTTCACCGCGGCGCCCGGGCTCCGCTGGGCCGACAGCGCCGAGTTCCAGACCGTGGCGCTGCTCGGCGGGATTCCCCACTCGTCGGGCTATCCGCTGTGGCTGATCGCGGCCCGCGCCTTCGCCTGGCTGCCGGCGTTCGCCCCCGAATTCCGCGTCACGTTGCTGAGCGCGACCGCGGGCGCGGCGGCGCTCGCGCTGATGGTGCGCCGCCTCGGCGAGTTGCGCGTCTCGCTCGCGGGCTCGGTGATCGCGGCCGGCCTCCTGGGCCTCAGCTTCAGCTTCTGGCGCGTGGCGCTGCGCGCCGAGGTCTATTCGCTCTCGATCCTGATGGCGTTTCTTGCGCTCGGGGCGCTGTTGCGCGCCCGTGCGACCGGCGCGCGGCGCGAGGTGCTGGGGGCCGGCTTCCTGCTCGGCCTGGTGATGACGGTGCACCTGTTCTTCGCGCCCGCGGTGGCGATCGCCGGGCTCGCGCTCGCCTGGCGCGAGGGGCGGCGCGGACTCTCGGGAGGCGCGGGAACGCCTGCCGGATCTCCGACTCGCGCCGCGGTCGGACTCGCGCTCTTGCTCGGCGCCTTCCTGCTCGGGCTCACGCCCTATCTGCTGCTGGTGTGGATGGACGCGCACGGCGTGCCCGCCAACTTTCTCGACCTGGTGCGCCACGCCGCCTCAATCATGGGAGTGGATCATCCGCCGCTCGACACGCCCTGGCAGCGCGTGTGGTGGCTGGTCACCGGGCGCAACGTCTATCCCCCGCTGCCGGTCGAGCACCATCCGCGCTCGATCTTCTATGGCCTCGTGGATGGGTCGGCGCTGCTGTGCCTGTTCGAGCTGGGTCCGGTGGCGGCGGCGCTGGCGGCACTCGGCTTTGCGCGGCGCTGGCGCCGCGATCGAAGCTTGGCGGCGCTGCTCGCCGCGGCGATCGTGGCGACGCTGGCGTTCGCCGCCCTGATCACGCGCGGCGCAATGCTCGATCTGTTCCTGCTGCCGGCGACCGCGCTGGGAACGCTGCTGGCGGCGGATGGGGTGGACGGACTGCTCGAGCGTTTCGCTCGTTCGCGACCGGCGGAGCCGCCCACGGCACGAGCGTGGGCCGGCATCGCGATCTGGGCGCTGCTGGTGTTCCCGCCCCATCTGCTGCGCGCGAGCGCTGCCGCCCATCCGATCGGACCGCGCGGCTGGCAGGTGATCGAGGAGGACCGGACCCTTCACGCCGGCCTGTTTCCCGGCATGCGCCACGCGGCCGAGGCAGCACCGTGGGGCCGATCGGTGCTGGAGTCGGCGCCAAGGAACGCGCTGCTGCTCGCCTCCTGGCCCGACTTCACGCCGCTCCGGCACCTGCGCCTGGTGGAGGGGTTGCGGCCCGATCTGACGCTCGATCAGATCGCGCCCGAGACCATCGACCGGCGCGTCCGCGGCTGGCTCGCCGCCCGCGACGGATTGCCGGCGCCGATCGTCTTCACCGAGCGAGGGGAGCGCGAACGGCCCTATCTCGGCGCCGCAGATTCGGTGAAGGTCGCCGCGGGGCGCTGGATCTACATCGTGCGCGCCGTGGACAGTCGCGTGCCCTGA